A portion of the Bacillus thuringiensis genome contains these proteins:
- a CDS encoding GerAB/ArcD/ProY family transporter: MGNLKFQNITLFEFIVFIHSLQLASGMLIMPSPLATTAGTDGWISIILGWITTSIIGVFIILMLQKSPDKNFSQILNTYFGKWIGTILFLLYAFYLFFAGLNTLLKATDIVKVWIFPSIPAYQIAILLLLPFIILVLSGLRALTSYSMLVFFFTTWMPLFLLFSLKTMYAPLHLLPILKDGIYPIIKATKETITPYAGLEIAYFIYPFLQKKQQAIKGLLIANTGTMFFYLYVTILSYIYFSPEGIKDVIWPVFHLLKGVRFSFIERLEIIYIAYYLIVFSTTIYPYLFFSFESVTISLQKNARNWALVGFMVLIVGLFIFLNPNVDQYLFIYSFVDILNIIFFILLPILFFIYSILFAWVTRRKQL; encoded by the coding sequence ATGGGGAATCTTAAATTTCAAAACATAACTTTATTTGAATTTATTGTTTTCATCCATTCACTGCAACTTGCATCAGGTATGTTAATTATGCCAAGTCCACTTGCTACTACCGCTGGCACAGATGGCTGGATTTCTATCATTCTTGGTTGGATAACTACTTCTATAATTGGCGTATTTATTATATTAATGTTACAAAAAAGTCCTGACAAAAATTTCTCACAAATCTTAAACACATACTTTGGTAAATGGATAGGAACAATTCTTTTTCTTTTATATGCCTTTTATCTATTTTTTGCTGGTCTTAATACTTTATTAAAGGCAACTGATATTGTAAAAGTGTGGATATTCCCTTCCATTCCTGCTTATCAAATCGCCATATTATTACTATTGCCTTTTATTATTTTAGTCCTGAGTGGGTTAAGGGCTCTTACTAGTTATTCTATGCTTGTTTTCTTCTTCACTACTTGGATGCCATTATTTCTTCTTTTTTCATTAAAGACTATGTATGCTCCTTTACACCTACTACCTATTTTAAAAGATGGTATATACCCTATTATAAAAGCAACGAAAGAAACCATTACCCCTTATGCTGGCTTAGAAATTGCATATTTTATTTATCCGTTCTTACAAAAAAAACAACAAGCTATAAAGGGACTACTAATTGCGAATACTGGAACCATGTTTTTCTATTTATATGTGACTATTCTCTCTTATATATACTTTAGTCCGGAGGGGATAAAAGACGTAATTTGGCCAGTATTTCATCTGTTAAAAGGAGTTCGTTTTTCTTTCATAGAACGATTAGAAATTATATATATCGCTTACTATTTAATTGTATTCTCCACTACAATATATCCATATTTATTTTTCAGTTTTGAGTCTGTGACCATTTCACTTCAAAAAAACGCTCGCAATTGGGCGCTGGTTGGTTTTATGGTATTAATTGTCGGCTTATTTATTTTTCTAAATCCCAATGTGGATCAATATTTATTTATATATTCTTTTGTGGATATCTTAAATATCATTTTCTTTATTCTATTACCAATTTTATTTTTCATTTACAGCATTCTTTTTGCTTGGGTTACTAGGAGGAAACAACTTTGA
- a CDS encoding Ger(x)C family spore germination protein, with protein MIRKWIWIVICCVYLIGCSQRIPLEKVSLILLIGLDRTPNGDIKVGTSIPLFHQKQQQSTIEHWTQASTVYNGFSKIDTKLTGYMTASKAEIILIGKKLAQESNWLQELDSSYRDPYATINAKVVLVDGPADEIFKVHKPSKPSLPSYINGVIESSIQNNQSVSSTIQQLMREQNEEGMTQTVPIIKKTKNEIDTVGIAFLNRQGKYLTHIPKKDVKFFNLINKSKNTGRMILHLVLPPKKSNKKPNTSIFVQNATRKIDVSFKNGKFVFNLDINANVALVEKNNANLMKGHYDNKKNINNLESAIEKEVNKKLQNMLYEIQQNKIDPIGLSLYARAYQYKEWKKVKGDWLKALAEAKINVKTHVKIKDTGTVRN; from the coding sequence TTGATTCGAAAATGGATATGGATTGTAATTTGTTGTGTATATTTAATTGGTTGTAGTCAGAGAATTCCTCTTGAGAAGGTTTCATTAATCCTATTAATTGGCTTGGATAGAACCCCTAATGGAGACATAAAAGTTGGCACAAGCATCCCACTCTTTCATCAGAAACAGCAACAGAGTACTATAGAGCATTGGACACAGGCGTCAACTGTATATAATGGATTCAGTAAGATAGATACAAAGTTAACAGGCTATATGACAGCCTCCAAAGCTGAAATCATTTTAATTGGAAAAAAATTGGCGCAAGAATCAAATTGGTTGCAGGAACTTGATTCTTCCTACCGTGATCCTTACGCTACCATAAATGCTAAAGTAGTACTTGTAGATGGACCCGCAGATGAAATTTTTAAAGTTCATAAGCCTAGTAAACCATCACTACCATCTTATATAAATGGTGTAATCGAGTCTTCAATTCAAAATAATCAATCCGTCTCTTCTACAATTCAACAATTAATGAGAGAACAAAATGAAGAAGGAATGACACAAACTGTTCCAATTATCAAAAAAACAAAGAATGAAATCGACACAGTAGGAATTGCGTTTTTAAATCGACAAGGAAAATATTTAACTCATATCCCTAAAAAAGACGTTAAGTTCTTCAATCTTATAAATAAGTCAAAAAATACAGGACGAATGATACTACACCTTGTGCTTCCTCCTAAAAAATCCAACAAAAAACCAAACACATCTATCTTCGTACAGAATGCGACAAGGAAGATAGATGTTAGTTTTAAAAATGGAAAGTTTGTATTTAATCTCGATATAAACGCTAATGTAGCCTTAGTAGAAAAAAACAATGCGAATTTAATGAAGGGGCACTATGATAATAAAAAAAATATAAATAATTTAGAAAGTGCTATTGAAAAAGAAGTTAATAAGAAGTTACAAAATATGTTGTATGAAATACAGCAGAATAAAATTGATCCAATCGGATTATCCCTATACGCTAGAGCCTATCAATATAAAGAGTGGAAAAAAGTAAAAGGAGATTGGTTGAAAGCGTTAGCAGAGGCTAAAATAAATGTAAAGACACATGTCAAAATAAAAGATACCGGAACCGTTAGAAATTAA
- a CDS encoding DUF2187 family protein: protein MEHKSKVTIGDYVQFLYRKNPNLELTGYVVSVLQNTIVVDITEIMGFEVDDVRQVVKHGYYNKVNQSQIKNNVS, encoded by the coding sequence ATGGAGCATAAATCAAAAGTAACAATTGGGGATTACGTTCAATTTTTATATCGTAAAAATCCTAATTTAGAATTAACCGGATATGTAGTCAGTGTTCTACAGAATACAATTGTTGTAGATATTACAGAAATAATGGGATTTGAAGTAGATGATGTTAGGCAAGTAGTAAAACACGGTTACTATAATAAAGTGAATCAAAGTCAAATAAAAAATAATGTTTCATAA
- a CDS encoding helix-turn-helix transcriptional regulator, with protein sequence MKNHVKIARVKADLTQQQLADEVGITRQTVSLIEKGKYNPSLKLCLQICYAVNANLNEIFWINQEDFE encoded by the coding sequence ATGAAAAATCACGTGAAAATTGCTCGTGTCAAAGCAGATTTAACACAACAGCAGCTTGCTGATGAAGTTGGTATTACAAGACAAACCGTCAGTCTAATTGAAAAAGGGAAATATAACCCGTCACTAAAGCTATGTTTACAAATTTGCTATGCCGTAAATGCAAACTTAAACGAAATATTTTGGATAAATCAGGAGGATTTTGAATGA
- a CDS encoding NUDIX hydrolase, producing the protein MERVDVVYSLIYDDTNQKILMVRNKRENGSEWSLPGGAREIGETLEQAVIRETFEETGLTVEIENIFAINEKFFPHAHAVIFTFVARIVGGEISIQDQNEITDISWINIKEAEKIMFYFPNGFQNLLKKGVVALYYFQNK; encoded by the coding sequence ATGGAACGAGTCGATGTAGTATATTCACTTATTTATGATGATACAAATCAAAAAATTCTTATGGTTAGAAACAAACGTGAAAATGGTAGTGAATGGAGCCTTCCAGGAGGAGCAAGAGAAATTGGAGAAACATTAGAACAAGCTGTTATTCGTGAGACATTTGAAGAAACTGGGTTAACAGTTGAAATTGAAAATATATTTGCTATTAACGAAAAATTCTTTCCACATGCACATGCTGTAATCTTTACCTTTGTAGCTAGAATAGTAGGGGGAGAAATATCTATTCAAGACCAAAATGAGATTACTGATATTAGTTGGATAAACATAAAGGAAGCTGAAAAAATTATGTTTTACTTTCCTAATGGCTTTCAAAATTTATTGAAAAAAGGGGTAGTAGCTCTTTATTATTTTCAAAATAAGTAG
- a CDS encoding ArsR/SmtB family transcription factor, protein MENAFYTELNELERGAEVVRVLGHPVRLQIVHQLIKKTSLNVSELQRYLSIPQSIVSQHLGRLKIHKVVAYERKGLEVFYRVDDEKVKQTLKILIG, encoded by the coding sequence ATGGAAAATGCCTTTTACACGGAGTTAAATGAATTAGAACGTGGTGCAGAAGTAGTAAGGGTATTAGGACACCCTGTCCGTCTCCAAATTGTACATCAATTAATAAAGAAAACTTCATTAAATGTTTCTGAATTACAACGGTATCTTAGCATCCCACAATCCATCGTTTCGCAACATCTCGGCAGGTTAAAAATTCATAAAGTTGTAGCATATGAGCGAAAAGGATTAGAAGTATTTTATCGAGTGGACGATGAAAAAGTGAAACAAACGCTGAAGATACTGATAGGTTAA
- a CDS encoding HU family DNA-binding protein, producing the protein MNKSELIKQVAIQSELTKPQASLAVDAVLESIQHALQNGEHVQLLGFGTFEVRERAAREGRNPHTGEALTIPAGKTPAFKAGKVLKEAVKAK; encoded by the coding sequence ATGAACAAATCAGAATTAATCAAACAAGTTGCAATACAGTCCGAACTAACAAAACCACAAGCGAGTCTTGCTGTAGATGCAGTATTAGAATCTATTCAACATGCACTACAAAATGGGGAACATGTACAGCTACTTGGCTTCGGTACATTCGAAGTAAGAGAACGTGCTGCCCGTGAAGGACGCAATCCACATACTGGTGAAGCTCTTACGATCCCTGCGGGAAAAACACCTGCCTTTAAAGCAGGGAAAGTATTAAAAGAAGCTGTAAAAGCTAAATAA